The Cryptococcus gattii WM276 chromosome B, complete sequence genome has a segment encoding these proteins:
- a CDS encoding Hypothetical protein (Similar to TIGR gene model, INSD accession EAL23355.1; CNBA0090), translated as MTTLTPGVSPTSGQAISSPQPLLSPVSPDPSTIVSPDKRAAKHDISMCAVQPNYWRVDSHDHHSQHDQDRQMADEDYDADYVPAKEDGQPRICPSSPSRAPLPSQVQPPFILHCPSDRTVQALGITASGNAIDPCSLDFQFTYSDLFRSRNSARGRCDLHDVHVDASDEDEEENGKQMTMSEAVWRKWEQMDGLAKCAGGLFRYAYDRDGNDYRPDMTHVQTIRLVIAASPRKMMTLAQIYQAIEERWPWYKAAGSTWKNSVRHNLSLNDCFINVERPTHEGGSGKGGYWKVNDKPTGKTARKLKRSLSTEIENGMENDGAEADGGGGGKDLPHSHPYPQLEPNSHANANANTNVHAHAHLQPTSYFPSSFSPPHSHPRPHTQTHMQRHLSGHNTSELYTTEMLWDSPAQSVRSVKRYRLSLPPPFTASGSGSGVVSAPYQPSPQLYSYEHVLLHERAGPLLTNEFTGSPYPSPFTHLPVYDHAALLHSDIPPSVRISAQAQAQSRGALSHVPELLNRESYESGPRDREPRVRSSVSPIDVQILEQERERGTEREEQHSILSVHRRRVDPPSSCSASAPTSVSAPFPESVTASTSMASKNKFPSEWVSHHTRAAKIGTKGFWKWDLFGSGRGSACGEEEQKRKRERERGREREKEQEREHGGYYNPYRTPQTSHEIEHDADHNHHGQNQKPEHGAKDISRSLSPPPQQGRRKMRGRKDAEDSNELQRVANGVELLALAAAKIQG; from the exons ATGACTACTCTCACCCCAGGTGTATCTCCCACTTCTGGTCAGGCAATCTCATCACCCCAACCGCTCCTCTCTCCCGTCTCCCCAGACCCGTCAACTATTGTCAGTCCTGATAAGCGTGCTGCGAAGCATGACATCTCAATGTGCGCCGTGCAGCCCAATTACTGGAGAGTTGATAGTCACGACCACCATTCCCAACATGATCAGGATCGCCAGATGGCCGATGAAGATTATGATGCGGATTACGTCCCAGCCAAAGAGGATGGTCAGCCCAGGATCTGTCCTTCCTCGCCGTCCCGAGCCCCACTCCCATCTCAAGTCCAACCTCCATTCATTCTGCACTGCCCTTCTGACCGTACGGTACAAGCCTTAGGTATCACCGCATCCGGCAACGCCATTGACCCCTGCTCCCTCGATTTTCAGTTTACCTATTCTGATCTTTTCAGGTCCCGCAATAGTGCTCGTGGAAGGTGTGACCTTCATGATGTACACGTGGATGCTAgcgatgaggatgaagaggagaacGGAAAACAGATGACGATGAGTGAAGCGGTTTGGAGAAAATGGGAACAAATGGATGGCTTGGCAAAATGTGCAGGGGGTTTATTTAGGTATGCGTATGATCGGGATGGGAATG ATTATCGCCCCGACATGACGCACGTCCAAACTATACGTCTAGTCATCGCAGCTTCTCCCCGAAAGATGATGACCCTTGCCCAA ATATATCAAGCAATTGAAGAACGCTGGCCGTGGTATAAAGCAGCAGGGTCTACATGGAAG AATTCAGTAAGACACAACCTTTCCCTTAATGACTGCTTCATCAATGTCGAGCGGCCAACCCATGAAGGCGGGAGTGGGAAGGGAGGGTATTGGAAGGTAAATGACAAG CCCACTGGTAAAACCGCTCGCAAGCTTAAACGTTCTTTGAGTACCGAAATCGAAAATGGGATGGAGAACGACGGGGCTGAAGCggatggtggtggtggcggtaAAGATCTGCCCCATTCTCATCCCTACCCTCAACTCGAACCCAACTCTCACGCCAACGCCAACGCTAACACCAACGTCCATGCCCATGCCCATCTCCAACCCACTTCCTactttccttcttccttctcccccCCTCATTCTCACCCGCGCCCTCACACACAGACCCATATGCAAAGGCACCTGTCGGGGCACAATACAAGTGAGCTGTATACTACGGAAATGCTTTGGGACTCGCCTGCTCAGTCGGTTCGGTCAGTAAAGAGGTATCGTCTTTCGCTGCCTCCTCCTTTTACTGCTTCCGGTTCCGGTTCTGGTGTTGTTTCTGCTCCTTATCAGCCTTCTCCTCAATTATACTCATACGAACACGTACTTCTACATGAGCGTGCAGGGCCCTTATTAACAAACGAGTTCACCGGCTCTCCTTATCCCTCCCCTTTCACCCATCTGCCTGTATATGACCACGCTGCGCTTCTTCATTCGGATATACCTCCATCGGTGCGTATTTCtgctcaagctcaagcGCAGAGTCGAGGAGCATTATCACATGTGCCTGAATTGTTGAATCGAGAAAGCTATGAGAGTGGGCCGAGGGATAGGGAACCACGGGTGAGAAGTTCAGTCTCGCCGATTGATGTGCAAATTCTAGAACAAGAACGAGAACGAGGGACGGAGAGAGAGGAACAACATTCCATACTATCTGTCCACCGCCGCCGGGTAGATCCACCCTCGTCATGCTCTGCGTCAGCGCCAACCTCCGTATCAGCACCATTCCCGGAATCGGTAACAGCATCGACATCAATGGCAAGCAAAAATAAATTCCCAAGCGAATGGGTGTCCCATCATACCCGAGCTGCTAAAATTGGGACAAAAGGATTCTGGAAATGGGACCTTTTTGGTTCAGGTAGAGGTAGCGCGTgtggtgaagaagaacaaaAGCGAAAAcgagagagggaaagaggacgagaaagggaaaaggaacAGGAACGGGAGCATGGAGGATACTACAACCCATACCGTACACCCCAAACGTCTCATGAGATTGAACACGACGCCGACCACAATCATCACGGTCAAAACCAAAAGCCAGAGCATGGCGCCAAGGACATTTCACGTTCGCTTTCGCCACCGCCCCAACAAGGACGGAGAAAAATGCGAGGAAGAAAGGACGCAGAGGATAGCAACGAGCTACAGAGAGTTGCAAACGGTGTAGAATTGTTGGCGCTCGCTGCCGCTAAGATACAAGGATGA